A DNA window from Desulfuromonas sp. contains the following coding sequences:
- the gatC gene encoding Asp-tRNA(Asn)/Glu-tRNA(Gln) amidotransferase GatCAB subunit C (allows the formation of correctly charged Asn-tRNA(Asn) or Gln-tRNA(Gln) through the transamidation of misacylated Asp-tRNA(Asn) or Glu-tRNA(Gln) in organisms which lack either or both of asparaginyl-tRNA or glutaminyl-tRNA synthetases; reaction takes place in the presence of glutamine and ATP through an activated phospho-Asp-tRNA(Asn) or phospho-Glu-tRNA; some Mycoplasma proteins contain an N-terminal fusion to an unknown domain) — translation MKITRKEVEHVAVLARLALKDNELDRFTGEMDQILGYVEKLNELDTEGIIPTAHAVPVENAFRDDVVRPSIGIDKALQNAPDPADGCFRVPKVIE, via the coding sequence ATGAAAATTACACGCAAAGAAGTTGAACACGTTGCCGTTCTGGCGCGACTCGCCCTGAAAGATAATGAGCTCGACCGGTTTACCGGCGAGATGGACCAGATTCTCGGCTATGTCGAAAAACTGAACGAACTTGATACGGAAGGAATCATTCCAACGGCCCATGCCGTTCCGGTTGAAAATGCTTTCCGTGACGATGTCGTCAGACCATCCATCGGCATTGACAAGGCGTTGCAGAATGCCCCCGATCCGGCCGACGGCTGCTTTCGTGTCCCGAAAGTTATTGAATAA
- a CDS encoding twin-arginine translocase TatA/TatE family subunit, giving the protein MFGLGTTELIIILILVLVIFGAGKLPSVGGALGKGLRNFKDGMKDVEDDSDPEKIEKKDDEA; this is encoded by the coding sequence ATGTTTGGACTCGGCACAACAGAACTTATCATTATTCTCATTCTGGTCCTGGTTATTTTCGGAGCCGGCAAGCTCCCCTCGGTCGGCGGCGCCCTCGGCAAGGGCCTGCGCAATTTCAAGGATGGCATGAAAGACGTCGAAGACGATTCGGATCCTGAGAAGATAGAAAAAAAAGATGACGAGGCTTAA
- a CDS encoding cytochrome C: RGKGNALNNYCTSVAGNEQFCSKCHAGYGMTDFKSYDFENAENIDCLVCHDTTGTYGKALNAAGYPNENVDLLYVAKNVGTPNRDNCGQCHFYGGGGDAVKHGDLDSSMAYPERDTDVHMDVEGNDFQCIECHTTENHMISGNSLGVSPGGKVHIQCTKCHEDKVHQESRLNAHIDTVACQTCHIPTFAKNLATKVWWDWSKAGEERQFDEKDEHGHHTYVKKKGEMKYAMNVVPTYRWYDGTGGAYQRGEKVDPDKIVKIAYPIGDRKNDDAKIYPFKVMRGKQIYDTRYKNLITAKVANEGGYWVDFDWDKAASLGSEASGLPYSGEYGFIETVMYWRINHMVAPKEQALSCLDCHGDDGRMDWKELGYKGDPMTRAKWARTH; the protein is encoded by the coding sequence CGCGGCAAGGGCAACGCTCTCAACAACTACTGCACTTCGGTGGCAGGCAACGAGCAGTTCTGTTCCAAGTGTCATGCCGGATATGGCATGACCGATTTCAAATCCTACGATTTCGAAAATGCCGAGAACATCGACTGCCTGGTCTGTCACGACACAACCGGGACCTACGGCAAGGCTCTCAACGCCGCCGGATACCCCAACGAAAACGTCGATCTTTTGTATGTTGCCAAGAACGTCGGCACCCCGAACCGTGACAACTGCGGCCAGTGCCATTTCTACGGCGGTGGCGGTGATGCGGTCAAGCACGGCGATCTCGATTCGTCGATGGCCTACCCGGAACGCGACACTGATGTCCACATGGATGTTGAAGGGAATGACTTCCAGTGCATCGAGTGTCACACCACCGAAAACCACATGATCTCCGGAAACTCCCTCGGTGTCTCACCGGGTGGCAAGGTTCATATCCAGTGCACCAAGTGCCACGAAGATAAAGTTCACCAGGAGAGCCGGCTTAACGCCCACATTGATACGGTTGCCTGCCAGACCTGCCATATCCCGACCTTCGCCAAGAACCTTGCGACCAAGGTCTGGTGGGACTGGTCGAAGGCCGGTGAAGAGCGCCAGTTTGACGAGAAAGACGAGCACGGCCACCACACTTACGTGAAGAAAAAAGGTGAAATGAAGTATGCCATGAACGTCGTCCCGACCTACAGGTGGTACGACGGAACCGGCGGCGCTTACCAACGTGGCGAGAAGGTCGATCCAGACAAAATCGTTAAAATCGCCTACCCGATCGGCGACCGCAAGAATGACGACGCAAAAATTTATCCGTTCAAGGTAATGCGCGGCAAGCAGATCTACGACACCAGGTACAAGAACCTGATTACCGCGAAAGTTGCCAATGAAGGCGGCTACTGGGTCGACTTCGACTGGGACAAAGCGGCCAGTCTCGGCTCAGAGGCCTCCGGGCTTCCCTACAGCGGTGAATACGGCTTTATCGAAACCGTCATGTACTGGCGCATCAACCACATGGTCGCACCGAAAGAGCAGGCCCTCAGTTGTCTCGACTGCCACGGCGACGACGGCCGCATGGACTGGAAAGAGCTCGGCTACAAGGGTGATCCGATGACCCGGGCCAAGTGGGCCCGTACCCACTAA